From one Streptomyces spiramyceticus genomic stretch:
- a CDS encoding DUF5667 domain-containing protein — MIANVSAHRRANAFAQALEAQTPQGTAADQPEETAEGPESTRLLALANGLGELPSPELDPEVKIVQRAQLIAAMEAMVAEGGASAGPTVPEQRTDGRGAHRASPLRKLRPRSRWSKGIAAGGLTVGVAAGAFSGVAAASSDALPGDSLYGLKRGMEDVKRGMADDDADRGELYLDQASTRLHEARRLMERGRESELDHEQLGEVRRTLRGMTHDAGEGHRLLHQAYERDGSMGPIQALSSFAKAHREAWSSLRGRLPVQLTDVGNQVSSVFDAIDQEVAPLQSLLPRPPESGRSTTDRPGSTQDRTGGTSGTNRPAPSTTTSSGGRTGGDSKPRPSAPHSSKDDGLLNGGAGDLLNPPSHEAHPSAPSSDHNPLNPQTPDVTLPPLLPGIIPGLNVDGTEAQ; from the coding sequence GTGATCGCGAACGTATCGGCACACCGGCGGGCGAACGCCTTCGCCCAGGCCCTGGAGGCTCAGACGCCCCAGGGCACGGCGGCAGATCAGCCCGAAGAAACGGCCGAAGGGCCAGAGTCCACAAGACTCCTGGCCCTGGCGAACGGTCTCGGCGAGCTGCCGTCACCGGAGTTGGACCCCGAGGTCAAAATCGTCCAGCGGGCGCAGCTCATCGCCGCCATGGAAGCAATGGTCGCCGAGGGCGGTGCGTCCGCGGGCCCTACGGTGCCCGAGCAACGGACGGACGGCCGTGGCGCCCATCGGGCATCTCCGCTCCGGAAGCTGCGCCCGCGCTCCCGCTGGTCGAAGGGCATCGCCGCGGGCGGACTCACCGTCGGTGTGGCAGCAGGAGCCTTCAGCGGCGTGGCCGCTGCAAGTTCCGACGCGCTGCCGGGTGATTCGCTGTACGGGCTGAAGCGCGGCATGGAAGACGTCAAACGCGGCATGGCCGACGACGACGCCGACCGTGGCGAGCTCTACCTCGACCAGGCGTCCACCCGCCTCCACGAGGCACGCCGCCTCATGGAACGCGGCCGCGAGTCCGAGCTCGACCACGAACAGCTGGGCGAGGTCAGGCGCACCCTGAGGGGAATGACGCACGACGCCGGCGAGGGCCACCGCCTTCTCCACCAGGCCTACGAACGAGACGGCTCGATGGGCCCGATCCAGGCCCTGTCGTCGTTCGCCAAGGCGCACCGCGAGGCCTGGAGCAGCCTCCGCGGCCGGCTGCCCGTCCAACTGACCGACGTCGGCAACCAGGTGAGCTCGGTCTTCGACGCCATAGACCAAGAGGTGGCCCCGCTGCAGTCGCTGCTCCCCCGCCCACCGGAGTCCGGCCGCAGCACCACGGACCGCCCCGGCTCCACCCAGGACCGTACGGGCGGCACATCGGGCACGAACCGCCCCGCCCCCTCCACGACAACGTCCTCCGGCGGCCGTACGGGCGGCGACAGCAAGCCCCGCCCGTCCGCACCCCACAGCTCCAAGGACGACGGCCTCCTGAACGGCGGCGCAGGCGACCTGCTGAACCCGCCGTCGCACGAGGCGCACCCGTCGGCCCCTTCCTCCGACCACAACCCCCTGAATCCCCAGACTCCCGACGTCACACTCCCGCCGCTGCTGCCCGGAATCATCCCGGGCCTGAACGTGGACGGAACGGAAGCGCAGTAA
- a CDS encoding ECF subfamily RNA polymerase sigma factor, BldN family: MYPHVGVDASGLATLRATVVDRLRGFVPTAYAVPALATPAALVGPCYALADGGAAVGRRSRGAGSATGTSTARRPSADSDSARMMDLVERAQAGEADAFGRLYDQYSDTVYRYIYYRVGGKATAEDLTSETFLRALRRISTFTWQGRDFGAWLVTIARNLVADHFKSSRFRLEVTTGEMLDANEVERSPEDSVLESLSNAALLEAVRKLNPQQQECVTLRFLQGLSVAETARVMGKNEGAIKTLQYRAVRTLARLLPDDAR; encoded by the coding sequence GTGTACCCACATGTCGGGGTTGACGCCTCGGGCCTGGCTACGCTGCGCGCAACGGTCGTCGACCGCTTGCGCGGCTTCGTCCCCACCGCGTACGCCGTCCCCGCCCTTGCCACCCCTGCTGCACTTGTCGGCCCCTGCTATGCCCTGGCCGACGGCGGTGCGGCAGTCGGCAGACGCAGCCGCGGCGCCGGCTCGGCCACCGGTACGTCCACCGCCCGCCGGCCCAGCGCCGACAGCGACAGCGCCCGCATGATGGACCTCGTCGAACGCGCTCAGGCCGGCGAGGCCGATGCATTCGGCCGCCTCTACGACCAGTACAGCGACACGGTCTACCGCTACATCTACTACCGCGTCGGCGGAAAGGCGACCGCGGAAGACCTCACAAGCGAGACGTTCCTGCGCGCCCTGCGCCGCATCTCCACCTTCACCTGGCAGGGCCGGGACTTCGGCGCCTGGCTGGTCACTATCGCCCGCAACCTGGTCGCCGACCACTTCAAATCGAGCCGGTTCCGTCTCGAAGTGACCACCGGCGAAATGCTCGACGCCAACGAGGTCGAGCGCAGCCCTGAGGACTCCGTCCTCGAATCCCTCTCCAACGCGGCACTCCTGGAAGCGGTCCGCAAGCTCAACCCGCAGCAGCAGGAGTGTGTGACCCTGCGCTTCCTCCAGGGCCTCTCGGTCGCCGAGACCGCCCGCGTAATGGGCAAGAACGAGGGCGCGATCAAGACCCTCCAGTACCGGGCCGTCAGGACACTGGCCCGGCTCCTTCCCGACGATGCCCGCTGA
- a CDS encoding HAD family hydrolase: protein MAALGWLSPRRRSATARSVLAGEAAAEAARKTSQEQNQLDQLERQDRREDEDGGQREPEFPVVGDERAAAFFDLDNTVMQGAAIFHFGRGLYKRKFFQRQELARFAWQQAWFRLAGVEDPEHMQDARDSALSIVKGHRVSELMSIGEEIYDEYMAERIWPGTRALAEAHLDAGQKVWLVTAAPVETATIIARRLGLTGALGTVAESVDGVYTGKLVGEPLHGPAKAEAVRALAAAEGLDLARCAAYSDSHNDIPMLSLVGHPYAINPDTKLRKHARAREWRLRDYRTGRKAAKVGIPAAAGLGAIAGGTAAAMALHRRRH from the coding sequence ATGGCCGCACTGGGATGGCTCAGCCCCCGTAGGCGCTCCGCGACTGCCCGGAGCGTGCTGGCGGGAGAGGCAGCAGCCGAGGCAGCACGCAAAACCTCGCAGGAGCAGAACCAGCTGGACCAGCTGGAACGGCAGGACCGCCGGGAGGACGAGGACGGCGGGCAGCGGGAGCCGGAGTTCCCGGTCGTCGGAGACGAGCGGGCCGCCGCCTTCTTCGACCTCGACAACACCGTGATGCAGGGCGCCGCGATATTCCACTTCGGCCGCGGCCTCTACAAGCGGAAGTTCTTCCAGCGCCAGGAGCTGGCCCGCTTCGCCTGGCAGCAGGCGTGGTTCCGGCTGGCCGGCGTCGAGGACCCGGAGCACATGCAGGACGCCCGCGACAGCGCGCTGTCCATCGTGAAGGGCCACCGCGTCTCCGAGCTGATGTCCATCGGCGAGGAGATCTACGACGAGTACATGGCCGAGCGCATCTGGCCCGGCACCCGCGCCCTCGCCGAGGCGCACCTCGACGCGGGCCAGAAGGTCTGGCTGGTCACGGCCGCCCCGGTGGAGACCGCGACGATCATCGCCCGACGCCTGGGCCTGACCGGCGCGCTGGGCACGGTCGCCGAGTCCGTCGACGGCGTGTACACCGGCAAGCTGGTGGGCGAGCCGCTGCACGGGCCCGCCAAGGCCGAGGCGGTCCGCGCCCTGGCCGCGGCCGAGGGCCTCGACCTGGCCCGCTGCGCGGCGTACAGCGATTCGCACAACGACATCCCTATGCTCTCGCTCGTCGGACACCCGTACGCGATCAACCCCGACACCAAGCTCCGCAAACACGCCCGCGCCCGCGAGTGGCGCCTGCGCGACTACCGGACCGGCCGCAAGGCCGCCAAGGTCGGCATCCCGGCGGCCGCCGGGCTCGGCGCCATCGCCGGCGGCACGGCGGCCGCGATGGCGCTGCACCGCCGCCGCCACTGA
- a CDS encoding glutaredoxin family protein — translation MSPLLRRTKRKPGERLVTLVGKPGCHLCDDAREVISEVCGELGVPWEEKDITQDEALNRAYWEQIPVVLVDGEQHTFWRVDAGRLRKELGG, via the coding sequence ATGAGTCCCTTGCTGCGACGTACTAAGAGGAAGCCCGGCGAGCGGTTGGTCACGCTGGTCGGCAAGCCCGGCTGTCACCTCTGTGACGACGCGCGGGAAGTGATCAGCGAGGTGTGCGGGGAGCTCGGGGTGCCCTGGGAGGAGAAGGACATCACGCAGGACGAGGCGCTGAACCGGGCGTACTGGGAGCAGATCCCGGTCGTCCTGGTCGACGGTGAGCAGCACACCTTCTGGCGCGTGGACGCGGGGAGGCTGCGCAAGGAGCTGGGTGGCTGA
- a CDS encoding NAD-dependent epimerase/dehydratase family protein: MGKVVLVTGVARQLGGRFVRRVQRDPDVDRVVAVDAVPPEHHLGGADFVQADIRQPAIARVLAEHRVDTVVHMDVTGTPLGTGGSRASVKETNVIGTMQLLGACQKSPTVKRLVGKSSTSVYGSAPRDPAVFTETTTPKSLPSGGFAKDAVEVEGYVRGFARRRPDVAVCVLRFANILGPSADSPLAEYFSLPVLPTVFGYDPRLQFVHEDDVIDVLRIAAHDPRRSTMNSGTFNIAGDGVLLLSQCSRRLGRPTVPVLLPAVTWVGTALRTVGVTDFSPEQIRLLTHGRVVRTSQMRETLGFEPKCTTAETFEDFARSRGAGLLPPEGIARTVDRLSTFVSKERT; the protein is encoded by the coding sequence TTGGGCAAGGTCGTGCTCGTCACAGGTGTGGCCCGGCAACTGGGAGGCCGGTTCGTACGGCGCGTCCAGCGTGATCCCGACGTGGACCGGGTGGTCGCCGTCGATGCGGTTCCGCCCGAGCATCACCTCGGTGGCGCAGACTTCGTCCAGGCGGACATCCGCCAGCCGGCCATCGCGCGTGTCCTGGCCGAGCACCGTGTCGACACCGTCGTGCACATGGATGTCACGGGTACGCCGCTGGGGACCGGTGGCAGCCGTGCGTCGGTCAAGGAGACCAACGTCATCGGCACCATGCAGCTGCTCGGTGCGTGCCAGAAGTCGCCGACCGTGAAGCGGCTCGTGGGCAAGTCCAGTACGAGTGTGTACGGGTCGGCGCCTCGCGATCCCGCGGTCTTCACCGAGACCACGACGCCCAAGTCACTGCCCAGCGGCGGCTTCGCGAAGGACGCGGTGGAGGTCGAGGGGTATGTACGGGGCTTCGCGCGCCGGCGGCCCGATGTGGCGGTGTGCGTGCTGCGTTTCGCGAACATCCTCGGGCCCAGCGCTGATTCTCCGCTCGCCGAGTACTTCTCGCTGCCGGTGCTGCCGACGGTCTTCGGGTACGACCCGCGGCTGCAGTTCGTGCACGAGGACGACGTCATCGACGTCCTGCGCATCGCCGCGCACGATCCCCGGCGCTCCACGATGAACAGCGGGACCTTCAACATCGCGGGTGACGGCGTCCTACTGCTTTCGCAGTGCTCGCGGCGGCTCGGACGGCCGACCGTGCCGGTGCTGCTGCCCGCTGTGACCTGGGTCGGGACCGCGTTGCGGACCGTCGGGGTGACGGATTTCTCGCCGGAGCAGATTCGGCTGCTCACGCACGGACGGGTCGTCAGGACCTCCCAGATGCGCGAGACCCTGGGTTTTGAGCCGAAGTGCACGACTGCGGAGACGTTCGAGGACTTCGCGCGCAGCCGGGGCGCGGGCCTGCTGCCGCCCGAGGGTATTGCCCGTACCGTCGACCGGCTCTCCACTTTCGTCAGCAAGGAGCGCACCTGA
- a CDS encoding helix-turn-helix domain-containing protein, with amino-acid sequence MAAEQRPLNEVVFLTVAEVATVMRVSKMTVYRLVHSGHLPAIRVGRSFRVPEQAVHDYLRESYVGVESA; translated from the coding sequence ATGGCTGCAGAGCAGAGGCCTCTCAATGAGGTCGTGTTCCTGACCGTGGCGGAAGTCGCCACGGTCATGCGAGTGTCGAAGATGACCGTGTACCGCTTGGTGCACAGCGGTCATCTGCCGGCGATCCGGGTGGGCAGGTCATTCCGGGTTCCGGAGCAAGCGGTTCACGACTACCTCCGTGAGTCCTATGTGGGGGTGGAATCGGCCTGA
- a CDS encoding 30S ribosomal protein bS22, whose product MGSVIKKRRKRMAKKKHRKLLKRTRVQRRNKK is encoded by the coding sequence GTGGGCTCTGTTATCAAGAAGCGGCGCAAGCGGATGGCCAAGAAGAAGCACCGCAAGCTGCTCAAGCGCACCCGCGTTCAGCGTCGTAACAAGAAGTAA
- a CDS encoding lysophospholipid acyltransferase family protein: protein MADAKVIPFGDDPRTRRARPKSKDAAGPAKEPKGKRPPGRKGSPLAPVPEQQSEEPDVAVPAEAGSAPEGAKVREGVSAARTGGGWDRRIAGGLAFLRRRLTGDYEVDEFGYDEELTDKVLMSLIRPLYEKYFRVEVKGIENIPSEGGALIVANHSGTLPLDGLMLQAAVHDSHPAGRHLRLLAADLVFMLPVVNELARKAGHTLACAEDAEELLGRGELVGVMPEGFKGIGKPFGERYKLQRFGRGGFVSTALRAGAPIVPCSIVGAEEIYPMIGNAKTLARVLGIPYFPITPTFPWLGPLGAVPLPTKWTIQFGEPIPTDGYPAEAAEDPMLMFNLTDQVREQIQHTLYKLLVQRRSVFF from the coding sequence ATGGCCGATGCGAAGGTCATTCCCTTCGGTGATGATCCGAGGACGAGGCGGGCCAGGCCCAAGTCCAAGGACGCGGCCGGCCCCGCCAAGGAGCCCAAGGGGAAACGGCCTCCGGGACGCAAGGGGAGCCCGCTGGCGCCCGTACCGGAGCAGCAGTCGGAGGAGCCGGACGTTGCCGTGCCGGCGGAGGCGGGGTCGGCGCCGGAGGGGGCGAAGGTCCGGGAGGGTGTGAGTGCGGCGCGTACGGGCGGCGGGTGGGACCGGCGGATCGCGGGCGGGCTCGCGTTCTTGCGGCGGCGGCTCACCGGGGACTACGAGGTCGACGAGTTCGGGTACGACGAGGAGCTCACCGACAAGGTCCTGATGTCGCTGATCAGGCCCCTGTACGAGAAGTACTTCCGGGTGGAGGTCAAAGGCATCGAGAACATCCCGTCGGAGGGCGGGGCGCTCATCGTCGCCAACCACTCGGGGACGCTGCCGCTGGACGGGCTCATGCTCCAGGCCGCGGTCCACGACAGCCATCCGGCGGGCCGGCATCTTCGGCTGCTCGCCGCTGACCTGGTGTTCATGCTGCCGGTGGTGAACGAGCTGGCCAGGAAGGCGGGGCACACGCTGGCGTGTGCGGAGGACGCGGAGGAGCTACTGGGGCGGGGTGAGCTCGTCGGTGTGATGCCGGAGGGCTTCAAGGGGATCGGGAAGCCGTTCGGCGAGCGGTACAAGCTGCAGCGGTTCGGGCGTGGCGGGTTCGTTTCCACCGCGCTGCGGGCGGGGGCACCGATTGTGCCGTGCTCGATCGTGGGGGCGGAGGAGATCTACCCGATGATCGGCAACGCGAAGACGCTGGCGCGGGTGCTGGGGATTCCGTACTTCCCGATCACGCCTACGTTCCCTTGGCTGGGGCCGTTGGGGGCGGTGCCGCTGCCGACGAAGTGGACGATTCAGTTCGGGGAGCCGATTCCTACGGATGGGTATCCGGCGGAGGCGGCGGAGGACCCGATGCTGATGTTCAACCTGACGGATCAGGTGCGGGAGCAGATCCAGCACACGCTCTACAAGCTGCTGGTGCAGCGGCGGTCCGTGTTCTTCTGA